The nucleotide sequence aaatagcactcgttattgacactgtggctaaaaatacgatgtgccgtatagtcgagaaaatacggtatctgaATTGCGGCGGATTTGCCGCAAACCCAcccagctcaaatggattggacgcccacaGGGGATAAAATTGACGAGatgtttttttctcgtaaacTCACCGCCCTCTCCCTGACGCCAGAACAGAATCGCCGAATCGTTTCCGAGGGCGTTGTGGGCCGAGCAGGTGACCCGCTGCATCCCGCCCTCCGCTCGACCCCACATGGTGGCCGTGAAGGCGTCAGCTGAAAGGGACGTGTTGTAACCCCTCGGCGGCGCGGTCCCGTTGACGCTCCAGCGGATGGCGGGGCGCGGGTTGGAGCGTGCTGAGCAGACGCAGTTCAGCTCGCCGTCATTCAACGTGCAAACTGACAAGAGGCGCTCGATGGCAGGCTTATCTACGAAACACATGATCGCATTTACTGTATCTTCAGCACTATAAGAAACCATAAAGAATTACATTTTCTCAAAAGatgacagggtgccttataatcagatgcgccttatatatggatcaatatggATTAATCATGGTAAGAAATtcccatctagtggatgcataacgtacCAACCACTAATTTGActtttccccgggcttgtgtgggttttctccggattctctgctttcctcccatattccaaaaacatgcaggaaaaccctaaattacccctaggtatgagtgtgatcatAAATcattgtccgtcttcttgtgccctgtggttggctggccaccaattcagggtgtcccccgcatgcttcccaaagtcagctggaataggctccagcacccctcacgacccttgtggggataagcggttcagaaaaaaatgcgGTGCGCCCTATATATGCAAAGGTTTTAGAAGGTTCatcttatagtgtggaaaatacagtacttattGCTAGGTAGAATAGACAGGACGGAAGGacttcatatttattttagttgAACATTACTTACATTGAACCTTGAGGACGGTGGCCCGTGACTGGGCGCGTCCCGCCGAGTTTTCGGCCATGCAATGGACCGCCGTGTCCCGCGTGACGTTGTACAAGCGGACGCTATGCGTGCGCTGTTCCAGGTGGACCGTGAGGCCGTGCCGGCTGTAGGACCAGTGGTACTCGGACACCGGCGGGTCGGCTTTGCACGAGCAAGTCAGAAGGACGCTGCCCCCTTCCTGCACCGTCAGGGTCTGCACCTGCACGGTCACGTCTTTTGGTGGAACTGTGGAGAGGGaaaataagattcaaaatccaaaaaataagtaaatgccCTTTTTGGGGGACAAATATTGGTGTCtgagatttgttttatttgaacaacaacaaaaacaataatttttcaACATGTCaactttaatctaacctaacctaacctaaaccaatctaacccaacctaacctaaaccaatctaacccaacctaacctaaaccaatctaacccaacctaacctaaaccaatctaacccaacctaacctaaaccaatCTAACCCAACCTAAAccaatctaacctaacctaaaccaatctaacctaacctaaaccaatctaacctaacctaaaccaatctaacctaacctaaaccaatCTAACCGAACCTAAAACAagctaacctaacctaaaccaatCTAACCTAACATAACCTAAACCAATcgaacctaacctaaaccaatcgaacctaacctaaaccaatctaacctaaaccaatctaacctaaaccaatctaacctaaaccaatctaacctaaaccaatctaacctaacctaaaccaatctaacctaaaccaatctaacctaaaccaatctaacctaaaccaatctaacctaacctaaaccaatctaacctaacctaaaccaatctaacctaacctaaaccaatcgaacctaacctaaaccaatctaagctaacctaacctaaaccaatttaacctaacctaaaccaatctaacctaacctaaaccaatctaacctaacctaaaccaatcgaacctaacctaaaccaatctaagctaacctaacctaaaccaatttaacctaacctaaaccaatctaacctaacctaaaccaatctaacctaacctaaaccaatCTAACCTAACCCAATCTAACCTAAACCTATCTAACCTTTCTAACCTATCTAGCATTTTCCTACTTGCCCCAAATATGTAACCATGTGACGCTCTTACATGTAATAAGCAGATCCTTGATTGCCACCACCAAATTGGCCCTGGGGTAGCTGAGCTCGCATCGTAGTCCCGTCTTCACCCGCCGCCTCACCCTGAACGTGAGCGCCGACTGCAGCAGCAGTCGGCCGTCTTGTCCGTGGAAGGTCCTCGCTTCCTGGTCCCCTACCGGCTGCACCCCTCGCTCCCATTGCCAACGCAAAGTCGGGGGCTCGGAGGGACACTGGTAGCGAGCGCTGCAGTTGAAGGTGACCGTCTGACCGTCCGCCGCCGACGACACGCCGCTGATAACGGGAGCCTCAGGGGTGTCTGCCGGGGTAGACATccgttaccgtattttctcgcatattagccgcctccgcgtataagccgcacccttaaaattgccttcaaatcgttgaattttaccatttctctccTATAAAAcgtccctgattcacaattttcacctccatagtcatggtcttaatagggagtacaaatgtgtaactttgaagggaaaatcttaataaaaataattgcatgtggtatttctgagatactttagaaatcgaaaggatcatctgctggattgcacaagtgagtttttttcaagatttatgcaagataagcttttaaaaaaaattgattcatagacggcaaaataaattttgtttagcgttttatctgtttatcttttctctattttgaaataaatgaccgtatcggccacattgtcttgcatcATAGCGTTTTTTGTCACATTACAGTTTCGAGCAtgttaagtctaatttgtgtgcatataagccctaccctcgattcagtcatcattttttgagcgacaaaacaaatggctgtgttaagatctaccgtatgtatacatgtacatctatgtgtatgtatgtataaatctatttatatctaagaatatgtatgtatatgtatgtatgaatatgtatgtatatgtatgtatgaatatgtatgtatatgtatgtatgaatatgtatgtatatgtatgtatgaatatgtatgtatatgtatgtatatgtatgtgtatgtatgtgtatgtatgtgtatgtatgtgtatgtgtgtatgtatgtgtatgtctgtgtgtgtatgtatgtgaatgtatgtgtatgtatgtgtatgcctgtgtgtgtatgtatgtgtatgtatgtgtatgtatgtgtatgtatgtgtatgtatgtgtatgtatgtgtatgtatgtgtatttatatgtatgtatatgtatatatatatatgtatgcatatgtaggtatatgtatgcatatgtatgtatgtatatatatttcagcaacacacttatttatttattcatgtatttatttattaacttacttattacctatctatttatgtctaaaatgtctttttctgtgtctgtattctcaccctcttgctactgtgacaacaaaatttcccgaatacgggatgaataaagttatccaatccaatccaaaatacggtattttaacAAAACTTCAACCGAAGCCCCACTCACCTACGACATCCAGACTGAAAGACCTAGCCGTCCCCCAATTCGATTCTCCGGCCCTCTTTAAAGCCACTTCGTAAGTCCTGGCATCCGCCGAGCCGACCCCGTCCATCTTCATGGAGCAGTCGCCGTCCGTCAGCGAGCCCGATAGCGACACGCGTCCTCGGAAACCGTCGTCGACATCCTCAGCGTTTTCGCTGTTGAAGGCCACGCGGGAAGTACGCAAGAAAGACAGGCGGCCGCGACCTCGCAGGGTCAAGCGCACGTCCACCTCGGAGCGTGTGCGTTCCAGCGATGGAAGGGAAGTGAAGGAGCATGGGATGAGAGCGCACGAGCCCACCACGGCCAACACCCGCCCTGGCGTGGAGGGCTCCGGCGTTGAGGCCCGCAGGCCCGTACAAAAGGCCGCTGTTTGAGTCCACGTCACAGGGTATTGGAACACAAAATAACAGCAACGGCAGTATTAATATGCTTTCGTCATTAATATTATCCAAATATCGGAGGCAAATAattacaatacagtggtacctcgacctacgatcagctctacctacgacatgctcgagatatgatgaaaatttagatcgaataattcgccctagatgcgatcaaaatttcgagatgcgaccaagccaggtggccatgacactgTCTTctgcgaaatgtgtctaattttacttctattaaacacattttattagtattaaactactagttatgtgttactttgttaatagatggcgaattagaagaaataaaacattttttctaatccaatatcctgttttgggtgttttttcagagggttggaacaaattaatttgtttttaattcatttcaatgggaaacattcgtttgagttacaaaaagctcgacatacgatctcagtcccagaacggattaagatcataTGTCGAAGGTACCGCTGTATTGTCAaattatattacattatattatagtGGTGTTGCATTCATGAAATTACAAACAAGTAGATGTCggtattataatatattatgaatagtcatttattcattttcggaaTTGCTTATCTTCAGAAggttcacgggggtgctggagcctatcccagccgactattATTCAAAGCACACATGCAATAAAATACAAGAAAGGATAATTATGCACTCACCCAAGAGCAGACGCCACATTGGTGCGTCGAGCGCCTCCACATGCGAATGACTCCGTCTTCCGTCAAAACCGGgccagaagaggaagaggaagtccTTTTAGGATGAAGGACACTTGCACAATTAATTCCCTTCCACCTCATTATCACACTGAGCAATATTCTTCCGCTGTGTCTGAGATCTCCATAAAAGTTATCGGGAAGACTTTCTCATCAAGAttcaattttgaaaatgaagttTATGAAAATGAACATTTGCTCGTGTGGACGGTGCCACATGACACGCATGAGTCATCCTCACACTGTTGCTTTAAAATTACATTGTTGATATACTTGGCAGACAATTCAACATACTTGAAATTTTTATAGGACTGCATGGAAATGACCATCTCAGTACTGTACTTTAATTTACTTTGAAAGCTGGTTTGAATGAAACTAATACAATTATTATATGACTTTAGGACTGCATGGAATACTGACATCATCCACAAAACAATAGACCGGAAGAGGAACGAGGCAGATAGAGCACCTCAGCAAAATACACTTCTCTACCAAAGCTAAACTTAgagcaaaaaaagcaaagcagAGCTCCCGTGTCAAGTGATTGGTCGCTCTTGACTCCAATAACAAACATCAAATCTTGGTCCTACAGATAATCATGTAAGCTTGGCAGGCacactggggggaaaaatgctGTGAAATTTTGCTAAATTGAgataaaagaaattaaaaaaataaataaaattggccACAAAGTAAAGTTGGAAGAAAATGAATACCTATTTATGAAAAAGCAAAGAATAtagcaaataaaaacaataaaaaggcagcttcatgtgggaggaaaccggagtacccggagaaaacccacgcagccccgtgagaacatacaaactccacacagaaaggtccaaacctgggtttgaacccaggccccccactgtgaggccgacgcgctaaccactcatccaccgagcCGAAAATACGGTCTCTGCACGACATTAGCTGTCACCAAACACTAATGGACGTGCACCCCTACCCGCCCTGATTTTCCTCTCTGGGGGGTCCATGAAAGAAAACCGTTCCCATCAGCAACTTTCATTGACCAGCGCAGTCGTGCAAAGCTTTGCTGAAGCAGGCGTTTTCCAGAAGCCCCCCATCCAAGCCCAGCCATATCCACCAAAACGCCCCCAGCAGAGGCGTCCCAAAGCGGCCCCGGACCACCACTAAAGGATTTTGCCTCCATCGACAGAAAAAAGGCAGGGATAACTTTTTGGACTTGACCCCCGCGGTCCTCTTTTGACGTCGCGCTCGCTCTTAGTTTCAACTCTCGGTCGCTCTTGCCGACAGAGGAATTAAGGTAAGGTGGTCccaatttgggggaaaaaaatcataatttgctTCCTTCTTCTGCTTaaaatttgtatatttatacactattatatattaatatttcaagtttttttgcacatttttcttCTATGCTACTGAAAATATCACtactaaaaaaatccaaaatattgTTATTAAATTTGTGTAGgtgtattttttataaatattaaaggagaaaaaaatgtatcagcAGCAGCTTGAAAAATATAGAGAAAGTTTAATTGTGGTAAACAgtgaatgtaaataaaatatgttttttttgtacatgaaatggctggaaaaaataatattgtattTTGAACATTAGAAAACTTAGATCCATTCATaaccacatttaaatgaataaaataagattaaggaaataatcaataattatttAGTATTCTATGTATTCATCCTGAATGATAAAATCTGCCATGTAGAAAAGTATAAATTCTTAATTCTTAAAAActattcacaaaaaaacaaaggagaaaaagt is from Stigmatopora argus isolate UIUO_Sarg chromosome 4, RoL_Sarg_1.0, whole genome shotgun sequence and encodes:
- the LOC144072578 gene encoding sialoadhesin isoform X3, translating into MWRLLLAAFCTGLRASTPEPSTPGRVLAVVGSCALIPCSFTSLPSLERTRSEVDVRLTLRGRGRLSFLRTSRVAFNSENAEDVDDGFRGRVSLSGSLTDGDCSMKMDGVGSADARTYEVALKRAGESNWGTARSFSLDVVDTPEAPVISGVSSAADGQTVTFNCSARYQCPSEPPTLRWQWERGVQPVGDQEARTFHGQDGRLLLQSALTFRVRRRVKTGLRCELSYPRANLVVAIKDLLITFPPKDVTVQVQTLTVQEGGSVLLTCSCKADPPVSEYHWSYSRHGLTVHLEQRTHSVRLYNVTRDTAVHCMAENSAGRAQSRATVLKVQYKPAIERLLSVCTLNDGELNCVCSARSNPRPAIRWSVNGTAPPRGYNTSLSADAFTATMWGRAEGGMQRVTCSAHNALGNDSAILFWRQGEGDLWLLPWLLITAIAAMLFTISLTVLVFFFCCRKKSGKRSLSERLSRTGPCQTRGPVYINCSEVTHVYTNGSYQLLYQNCTPCFIRNKQVRPMGRRGGERRRGGPPGAPEIRVPPREVREAPAADLESAIYLEVL
- the LOC144072578 gene encoding sialoadhesin isoform X2, whose protein sequence is MFPTIAQNSPPPMKLYIVSVSLQWLLRAPDDMEDFLFLFWPGFDGRRSHSHVEALDAPMWRLLLAAFCTGLRASTPEPSTPGRVLAVVGSCALIPCSFTSLPSLERTRSEVDVRLTLRGRGRLSFLRTSRVAFNSENAEDVDDGFRGRVSLSGSLTDGDCSMKMDGVGSADARTYEVALKRAGESNWGTARSFSLDVVDTPEAPVISGVSSAADGQTVTFNCSARYQCPSEPPTLRWQWERGVQPVGDQEARTFHGQDGRLLLQSALTFRVRRRVKTGLRCELSYPRANLVVAIKDLLITFPPKDVTVQVQTLTVQEGGSVLLTCSCKADPPVSEYHWSYSRHGLTVHLEQRTHSVRLYNVTRDTAVHCMAENSAGRAQSRATVLKVQYKPAIERLLSVCTLNDGELNCVCSARSNPRPAIRWSVNGTAPPRGYNTSLSADAFTATMWGRAEGGMQRVTCSAHNALGNDSAILFWRQGEGDLWLLPWLLITAIAAMLFTISLTVLVFFFCCRKKSGKTGPCQTRGPVYINCSEVTHVYTNGSYQLLYQNCTPCFIRNKQVRPMGRRGGERRRGGPPGAPEIRVPPREVREAPAADLESAIYLEVL
- the LOC144072578 gene encoding sialoadhesin isoform X1, with the translated sequence MFPTIAQNSPPPMKLYIVSVSLQWLLRAPDDMEDFLFLFWPGFDGRRSHSHVEALDAPMWRLLLAAFCTGLRASTPEPSTPGRVLAVVGSCALIPCSFTSLPSLERTRSEVDVRLTLRGRGRLSFLRTSRVAFNSENAEDVDDGFRGRVSLSGSLTDGDCSMKMDGVGSADARTYEVALKRAGESNWGTARSFSLDVVDTPEAPVISGVSSAADGQTVTFNCSARYQCPSEPPTLRWQWERGVQPVGDQEARTFHGQDGRLLLQSALTFRVRRRVKTGLRCELSYPRANLVVAIKDLLITFPPKDVTVQVQTLTVQEGGSVLLTCSCKADPPVSEYHWSYSRHGLTVHLEQRTHSVRLYNVTRDTAVHCMAENSAGRAQSRATVLKVQYKPAIERLLSVCTLNDGELNCVCSARSNPRPAIRWSVNGTAPPRGYNTSLSADAFTATMWGRAEGGMQRVTCSAHNALGNDSAILFWRQGEGDLWLLPWLLITAIAAMLFTISLTVLVFFFCCRKKSGKRSLSERLSRTGPCQTRGPVYINCSEVTHVYTNGSYQLLYQNCTPCFIRNKQVRPMGRRGGERRRGGPPGAPEIRVPPREVREAPAADLESAIYLEVL
- the LOC144072578 gene encoding sialic acid-binding Ig-like lectin 5 isoform X4, translated to MWRRSTHQCGVCSWRPFVRACGPQRRSPPRQGGCWPWWARALSSHAPSLPFHRWNAHAPSENAEDVDDGFRGRVSLSGSLTDGDCSMKMDGVGSADARTYEVALKRAGESNWGTARSFSLDVVDTPEAPVISGVSSAADGQTVTFNCSARYQCPSEPPTLRWQWERGVQPVGDQEARTFHGQDGRLLLQSALTFRVRRRVKTGLRCELSYPRANLVVAIKDLLITFPPKDVTVQVQTLTVQEGGSVLLTCSCKADPPVSEYHWSYSRHGLTVHLEQRTHSVRLYNVTRDTAVHCMAENSAGRAQSRATVLKVQYKPAIERLLSVCTLNDGELNCVCSARSNPRPAIRWSVNGTAPPRGYNTSLSADAFTATMWGRAEGGMQRVTCSAHNALGNDSAILFWRQGEGDLWLLPWLLITAIAAMLFTISLTVLVFFFCCRKKSGKRSLSERLSRTGPCQTRGPVYINCSEVTHVYTNGSYQLLYQNCTPCFIRNKQVRPMGRRGGERRRGGPPGAPEIRVPPREVREAPAADLESAIYLEVL